ATGTATTCTTGATAAACCGTTCCCGCCCATTCAGCTTGTTCCTGTCTTTCTTTTTGAATGGAACGTTCTAAATGTACCCAATAAATGATTGAGAGAATAATTAATGGTAAAATAACAATAAGTAGATATGCGGTTAATTTATGCCTTGTTTTCATGATTGTCACTACTTTAGCTTTTTTTTCAAGTATATCAAAATGAATGATTAAACAATAGTGCATACTAACAGGGTAGATTGACAAAAAAGTCTTTATGTCATATAATAACTTTTAATTCAAGATATTTTAATTAAAAATTTTTAAGGTTGTGAAGTTATGGAGAATAATAACATCCAACAGTCTTTGAAACTGTTCATTGTGATGTCTAGAGCCCATCGATCTATTAATGATGTGGTAAATAAACATATAGCTGAAGAGGGTTTGAATCCAACTGAGTTTGCCGTATTGGAATTGCTTTATCATAAAGGGGATCAGCCCCTTCAGCAAATAGGCGGAAAAATCCTGCTAGCTAGCGGCAGCATTACCTATGTCGTGGATAAACTTGAACAGAAGGAATATCTACAGCGAATAGCATGTAAAGAGGATCGCCGTGTAACCTTTGCAAAAATAACGGATAAAGGAAAGGCCTTTATTGAAGGAGTATTTCCTGAGCATGAAAAAAGAATCGATGATATCATGAGTGTACTTACGCACGATGAAAAGGCCACCGTTATCGAATTGCTTAAAAAGATTGGGTATTCCGCTCAAAATTAGCTAAAGAACCAGCACCCGGATTTCACTACAGGTGCTGGTTTTTTATTCTGATAAAATCTGAATTTGTTTTGAGGACATAAAGGTTTTTAATAACGCTGTGGCGAATTAAATTATATTACGATAACCGTGATAATGGTGAATGTGTCTTGAAAACGAATTCGATGAATAACGCTACTCAGGTTGATAAAATGTTTTTAAATCGTGAAAAGGAGCGTACATATGAAATTTAATGAGTATGAATATAAACGTCCTGAAATGGATGAAATTAAAACCCGATTCATGAAAGCTTTGGAAAAGTTTACTGACGCTGCTAATGCTGATGCGCAAATAAGAGCCATGGAAGAAATAAATGAAATCCGAAATTATGTAGGTACGATGTTTAATTTGGTCTATATACGGCATTCCATTGATACAAATGATGATTTTTATAAAGCTGAGAATGATTATTTAGATGACTTCTCCCCTGAAATGGAAGAGTTAACTTCAAAATTTTACAATGAACTCGTTCGCTCGAAATATCGTAAGGAGCTTGAGAAGAAATGGGGAACTCAACTATTTGACCTGGCAGAGGCCCAACTCAAAACTTTTTCGCCTGAAATCATACCACAGCTGCAAAAAGAAAATAAATTATCAAGTGAATATTCACAATTGATTGCCTCAGCAAAAATTCACTTTGATGGAAAAGAATTAACACTTGCGCAGCTCCAGCCTTTTATGGAGTCCTCGGACCGTGAGTTAAGGAAAAATGCAAGTGAGGCATATTACGGTTTCTTTGAAGAAAAGCAGGCGGAATTGGATCGTATATTCGATGACCTTGTCAAGGTGAGGCATGGGATTTCGACAGCGCTAGGTTATGGGAATTTCGTGGAACTTGGGTATTATCGAATGACACGGACT
The DNA window shown above is from Peribacillus sp. FSL P2-0133 and carries:
- a CDS encoding MarR family transcriptional regulator; this translates as MENNNIQQSLKLFIVMSRAHRSINDVVNKHIAEEGLNPTEFAVLELLYHKGDQPLQQIGGKILLASGSITYVVDKLEQKEYLQRIACKEDRRVTFAKITDKGKAFIEGVFPEHEKRIDDIMSVLTHDEKATVIELLKKIGYSAQN